A genomic region of Zea mays cultivar B73 chromosome 6, Zm-B73-REFERENCE-NAM-5.0, whole genome shotgun sequence contains the following coding sequences:
- the LOC103630848 gene encoding putative disease resistance RPP13-like protein 1 isoform X1 produces MIPESALASMASSLSMFVANLVLAEISEHRAVKGDVNRLKKNYERVALMMASAERRVALDDQAATYWLKRVTDHMYQVQIVVDQWVIKNEKMHREVCMLAALMLYTRHDLVPSVDLISFVPQTIASSFRRIKLGLKLGAAGQTACFNLPSQGSLKRTISCGDHSGVMKLAAAMKELNADFDSILELSAETNKTRQPAAVRSYGKTAPGYNADIVGDYVDSDARGIIELLHSSKRRSCRLIAIVGPVGIGKTTLARRIYHSVDAQRFETKLWIRFSNDLSSLIIWPEPGWSSDRYKEGPTKSHWPDSDSRSSDRRKEGPTRSHWPDSECWSSDRRWEGPTKSQLMHLGAEIASKRFLLVVDSVWTEDVWEALLEGPLQQGDLEGSRVIVTTRNKHVARRIGAGLIHHVRRMSNADALRLLFRRASVSESDEAELQDVGRRIVEKCDGLPLAVRSVGRTLRGQEPTRHDWETACRAAFQDLSPEEQYTIGLSFRNLPPHMRQCFLYCSVFPEGFFIEKQYVEQQWISEGFILNKRRVTMEEAAERCFDELVGRGLLRLAVGSDGATGARMPIVIRSFAKDVSDHVNFCTESVSAANNLFEVRRLSIVENNEADDRIGDGDDSGNGEIAGGGDGNGSMEDEHGNRGEARIAGEDVPLHGLGRMKCLRTLVLRKSTVSQKSIRAVRQLNLLRVLDLRGVQGISALPIAVGSLEHLRYLNISETEIERVPGSISYLTMLQYLLLRNCSKVKTLPTGIQQLRYLRCLDIAGTGIKAVDWSFSAMEELVSMQGFPVTRGDGVVGSLRALNLKFPKKLAALRLDMLQEILEPLPRDRWPVREYQQLRDLELCYANADSPLVQGGTIENRMLVLDRFVPEKRLVRLKIENYLGKQYPSWIAAATLPNLQRLHLQSCAWCEELPPLGELPQLKLLAVTGFDSLRSLGAEFRGGNGPPVRTTAFRRLQQLFIGDMKALHTWSGLQSQDLPQLQVLRLLGCINLVAIPLVLQESATLTRLEVDTRTKTVIEDKLRGFTGGIVVNVDNTWEQEPPQHEADVAPQDAQPPGPGQDEAVEAEVEETVGALQKEVPKAFELGAVKLVLTIFAITAICSVLYLLFVPRC; encoded by the coding sequence ATGATCCCGGAATCGGCCTTGGCCTCCATGGCCTCCAGCCTCAGCATGTTCGTGGCCAACCTGGTGCTGGCGGAGATCAGCGAGCACCGGGCCGTGAAGGGCGACGTCAACAGGCTCAAGAAGAACTACGAGCGCGTGGCGCTGATGATGGCGTCGGCGGAGCGCAGGGTGGCGCTGGACGACCAGGCGGCCACGTACTGGCTGAAGCGGGTCACGGACCACATGTACCAGGTCCAGATCGTCGTGGACCAGTGGGTCATCAAGAACGAGAAGATGCACAGGGAGGTATGCATGCTCGCTGCTCTAATGCTCTATACACGACACGATCTCGTGCCGTCTGTGGATCTGATTTCATTCGTCCCCCAAACGATCGCTTCGTCTTTTAGAAGGATCAAGCTGGGTTTAAAATTGGGCGCCGCCGGCCAAACTGCTTGCTTTAATTTGCCTTCGCAGGGATCTCTCAAACGGACGATCAGCTGCGGCGACCATTCCGGCGTCATGAAACTCGCTGCCGCCATGAAGGAGCTCAACGCTGATTTCGACAGCATACTGGAGCTTTCAGCTGAGACCAATAAGACGAGGCAGCCTGCAGCAGTTCGGTCGTACGGAAAGACGGCGCCCGGCTACAACGCCGACATCGTCGGCGACTACGTCGACAGCGACGCTCGCGGTATAATCGAGCTGTTGCATAGCTCCAAGAGAAGATCCTGCCGTCTCATCGCCATCGTTGGGCCGGTTGGGATCGGCAAGACGACCCTCGCTCGCAGGATATATCACAGTGTCGACGCCCAGCGCTTCGAGACGAAGCTATGGATACGCTTCTCCAACGATCTGAGCTCACTGATAATCTGGCCGGAGCCGGGCTGGTCGTCAGATCGCTACAAGGAAGGGCCAACCAAAAGCCACTGGCCGGACTCAGACAGCCGGTCGTCAGATCGCCGCAAGGAAGGGCCAACCAGAAGCCACTGGCCGGACTCAGAGTGCTGGTCGTCAGATCGCCGCTGGGAAGGGCCAACCAAAAGCCAGCTGATGCACCTGGGGGCTGAGATAGCGAGCAAGAGGTTCCTGCTGGTGGTCGATTCGGTCTGGACGGAGGACGTCTGGGAGGCGTTGCTGGAGGGCCCTCTGCAGCAGGGCGACCTGGAAGGCAGTAGAGTGATAGTGACCACCAGGAACAAGCACGTCGCGAGACGGATCGGGGCTGGGCTCATCCACCACGTCAGACGGATGAGCAACGCCGACGCTCTGCGCCTGCTATTCCGGAGAGCGTCGGTCAGCGAGAGCGACGAGGCGGAGCTGCAGGACGTCGGGCGGCGGATCGTGGAGAAGTGCGACGGCCTGCCGCTCGCCGTCCGGAGCGTCGGGCGCACCCTGAGGGGGCAGGAGCCGACGCGGCACGACTGGGAGACCGCCTGCCGGGCGGCGTTCCAGGACCTCTCGCCCGAGGAGCAGTACACGATCGGCCTGAGCTTCCGGAACCTGCCGCCGCACATGCGGCAGTGCTTCCTCTACTGCTCCGTCTTCCCCGAGGGCTTCTTCATCGAGAAGCAGTACGTCGAGCAGCAGTGGATATCCGAGGGCTTCATCCTTAATAAGAGGAGAGTCACCATGGAAGAGGCCGCGGAGCGTTGCTTCGATGAGCTGGTCGGAAGAGGCCTGCTCCGTCTCGCGGTCGGGAGCGATGGAGCCACGGGAGCCAGGATGCCCATCGTGATCCGCTCCTTCGCGAAGGACGTGTCTGACCATGTGAACTTCTGCACTGAGTCGGTGTCTGCAGCCAATAATCTTTTCGAGGTGCGGCGGCTGTCCATCGTTGAGAACAACGAGGCTGACGATCGCATTGGTGATGGTGATGACAGTGGGAATGGTGAGATCGCAGGAGGAGGGGATGGCAATGGCAGCATGGAGGACGAGCATGGAAACAGGGGTGAAGCAAGAATAGCCGGCGAAGACGTACCGCTGCACGGACTAGGGAGGATGAAGTGCCTGAGGACGCTAGTGCTTCGCAAGAGCACAGTTTCACAGAAAAGCATCCGTGCGGTCAGGCAGCTAAATCTTCTGAGAGTGCTCGACCTGCGAGGAGTGCAAGGCATCAGTGCTCTACCCATCGCTGTAGGGAGCCTGGAGCATCTCCGGTACCTGAACATCTCTGAAACGGAGATCGAAAGAGTCCCCGGGAGCATATCGTACCTCACGATGCTCCAGTACTTGCTGCTCAGGAACTGCTCCAAAGTGAAAACGCTTCCGACGGGCATCCAGCAGCTAAGGTACCTGAGGTGCCTCGACATCGCGGGCACTGGCATCAAAGCTGTAGACTGGAGCTTTTCCGCCATGGAAGAGCTCGTCTCTATGCAGGGCTTCCCTGTGACGAGGGGAGACGGCGTCGTCGGTTCGCTGCGGGCACTGAATCTTAAATTCCCCAAGAAACTCGCTGCTCTCCGTCTCGACATGCTCCAGGAAATCCTGGAGCCTCTGCCACGAGACCGGTGGCCGGTTAGAGAGTACCAGCAGCTCAGGGATCTTGAGCTCTGCTACGCCAATGCTGACTCGCCATTGGTGCAAGGAGGCACGATAGAGAACAGGATGCTAGTGCTTGACAGGTTCGTCCCTGAGAAGCGCCTTGTGCGTCTCAAGATCGAGAACTACCTCGGGAAGCAATACCCTTCATGGATAGCGGCGGCGACGCTCCCGAACCTGCAGCGGCTCCACCTCCAGAGCTGCGCGTGGTGCGAGGAGCTGCCTCCGCTGGGGGAGCTGCCGCAGCTCAAGCTCCTGGCCGTGACGGGCTTCGACAGCCTGCGCTCGCTTGGGGCGGAGTTCAGGGGGGGCAACGGTCCGCCGGTCAGGACGACAGCGTTCCGCCGCCTCCAGCAGCTTTTCATCGGTGACATGAAGGCGCTGCACACGTGGTCCGGCCTGCAGAGCCAGGACCTGCCGCAGCTCCAGGTGCTCAGGCTGCTGGGGTGCATAAACCTGGTGGCCATTCCTCTCGTCCTCCAGGAGTCGGCGACGCTGACGAGGCTTGAGGTCGACACCAGGACTAAGACCGTGATCGAGGACAAGCTCCGAGGCTTCACCGGAGGCATAGTAGTCAACGTGGACAACACATGGGAACAAGAACCACCGCAGCACGAAGCAGATGTGGCTCCACAAGACGCGCAGCCTCCTGGCCCTGGGCAAGACGAAGCTGTTGAAGCGGAAGTTGAGGAGACTGTCGGGGCACTACAGAAAGAGGTGCCCAAAGCATTCGAGCTTGGCGCAGTTAAGCTTGTCCTTACTATCTTTGCTATCACTGCAATTTGCTCCGTTTTGTATCTACTCTTTGTGCCAAGATGCTGA
- the LOC103630848 gene encoding putative disease resistance RPP13-like protein 1 isoform X2, with product MIPESALASMASSLSMFVANLVLAEISEHRAVKGDVNRLKKNYERVALMMASAERRVALDDQAATYWLKRVTDHMYQVQIVVDQWVIKNEKMHREGSLKRTISCGDHSGVMKLAAAMKELNADFDSILELSAETNKTRQPAAVRSYGKTAPGYNADIVGDYVDSDARGIIELLHSSKRRSCRLIAIVGPVGIGKTTLARRIYHSVDAQRFETKLWIRFSNDLSSLIIWPEPGWSSDRYKEGPTKSHWPDSDSRSSDRRKEGPTRSHWPDSECWSSDRRWEGPTKSQLMHLGAEIASKRFLLVVDSVWTEDVWEALLEGPLQQGDLEGSRVIVTTRNKHVARRIGAGLIHHVRRMSNADALRLLFRRASVSESDEAELQDVGRRIVEKCDGLPLAVRSVGRTLRGQEPTRHDWETACRAAFQDLSPEEQYTIGLSFRNLPPHMRQCFLYCSVFPEGFFIEKQYVEQQWISEGFILNKRRVTMEEAAERCFDELVGRGLLRLAVGSDGATGARMPIVIRSFAKDVSDHVNFCTESVSAANNLFEVRRLSIVENNEADDRIGDGDDSGNGEIAGGGDGNGSMEDEHGNRGEARIAGEDVPLHGLGRMKCLRTLVLRKSTVSQKSIRAVRQLNLLRVLDLRGVQGISALPIAVGSLEHLRYLNISETEIERVPGSISYLTMLQYLLLRNCSKVKTLPTGIQQLRYLRCLDIAGTGIKAVDWSFSAMEELVSMQGFPVTRGDGVVGSLRALNLKFPKKLAALRLDMLQEILEPLPRDRWPVREYQQLRDLELCYANADSPLVQGGTIENRMLVLDRFVPEKRLVRLKIENYLGKQYPSWIAAATLPNLQRLHLQSCAWCEELPPLGELPQLKLLAVTGFDSLRSLGAEFRGGNGPPVRTTAFRRLQQLFIGDMKALHTWSGLQSQDLPQLQVLRLLGCINLVAIPLVLQESATLTRLEVDTRTKTVIEDKLRGFTGGIVVNVDNTWEQEPPQHEADVAPQDAQPPGPGQDEAVEAEVEETVGALQKEVPKAFELGAVKLVLTIFAITAICSVLYLLFVPRC from the exons ATGATCCCGGAATCGGCCTTGGCCTCCATGGCCTCCAGCCTCAGCATGTTCGTGGCCAACCTGGTGCTGGCGGAGATCAGCGAGCACCGGGCCGTGAAGGGCGACGTCAACAGGCTCAAGAAGAACTACGAGCGCGTGGCGCTGATGATGGCGTCGGCGGAGCGCAGGGTGGCGCTGGACGACCAGGCGGCCACGTACTGGCTGAAGCGGGTCACGGACCACATGTACCAGGTCCAGATCGTCGTGGACCAGTGGGTCATCAAGAACGAGAAGATGCACAGGGAG GGATCTCTCAAACGGACGATCAGCTGCGGCGACCATTCCGGCGTCATGAAACTCGCTGCCGCCATGAAGGAGCTCAACGCTGATTTCGACAGCATACTGGAGCTTTCAGCTGAGACCAATAAGACGAGGCAGCCTGCAGCAGTTCGGTCGTACGGAAAGACGGCGCCCGGCTACAACGCCGACATCGTCGGCGACTACGTCGACAGCGACGCTCGCGGTATAATCGAGCTGTTGCATAGCTCCAAGAGAAGATCCTGCCGTCTCATCGCCATCGTTGGGCCGGTTGGGATCGGCAAGACGACCCTCGCTCGCAGGATATATCACAGTGTCGACGCCCAGCGCTTCGAGACGAAGCTATGGATACGCTTCTCCAACGATCTGAGCTCACTGATAATCTGGCCGGAGCCGGGCTGGTCGTCAGATCGCTACAAGGAAGGGCCAACCAAAAGCCACTGGCCGGACTCAGACAGCCGGTCGTCAGATCGCCGCAAGGAAGGGCCAACCAGAAGCCACTGGCCGGACTCAGAGTGCTGGTCGTCAGATCGCCGCTGGGAAGGGCCAACCAAAAGCCAGCTGATGCACCTGGGGGCTGAGATAGCGAGCAAGAGGTTCCTGCTGGTGGTCGATTCGGTCTGGACGGAGGACGTCTGGGAGGCGTTGCTGGAGGGCCCTCTGCAGCAGGGCGACCTGGAAGGCAGTAGAGTGATAGTGACCACCAGGAACAAGCACGTCGCGAGACGGATCGGGGCTGGGCTCATCCACCACGTCAGACGGATGAGCAACGCCGACGCTCTGCGCCTGCTATTCCGGAGAGCGTCGGTCAGCGAGAGCGACGAGGCGGAGCTGCAGGACGTCGGGCGGCGGATCGTGGAGAAGTGCGACGGCCTGCCGCTCGCCGTCCGGAGCGTCGGGCGCACCCTGAGGGGGCAGGAGCCGACGCGGCACGACTGGGAGACCGCCTGCCGGGCGGCGTTCCAGGACCTCTCGCCCGAGGAGCAGTACACGATCGGCCTGAGCTTCCGGAACCTGCCGCCGCACATGCGGCAGTGCTTCCTCTACTGCTCCGTCTTCCCCGAGGGCTTCTTCATCGAGAAGCAGTACGTCGAGCAGCAGTGGATATCCGAGGGCTTCATCCTTAATAAGAGGAGAGTCACCATGGAAGAGGCCGCGGAGCGTTGCTTCGATGAGCTGGTCGGAAGAGGCCTGCTCCGTCTCGCGGTCGGGAGCGATGGAGCCACGGGAGCCAGGATGCCCATCGTGATCCGCTCCTTCGCGAAGGACGTGTCTGACCATGTGAACTTCTGCACTGAGTCGGTGTCTGCAGCCAATAATCTTTTCGAGGTGCGGCGGCTGTCCATCGTTGAGAACAACGAGGCTGACGATCGCATTGGTGATGGTGATGACAGTGGGAATGGTGAGATCGCAGGAGGAGGGGATGGCAATGGCAGCATGGAGGACGAGCATGGAAACAGGGGTGAAGCAAGAATAGCCGGCGAAGACGTACCGCTGCACGGACTAGGGAGGATGAAGTGCCTGAGGACGCTAGTGCTTCGCAAGAGCACAGTTTCACAGAAAAGCATCCGTGCGGTCAGGCAGCTAAATCTTCTGAGAGTGCTCGACCTGCGAGGAGTGCAAGGCATCAGTGCTCTACCCATCGCTGTAGGGAGCCTGGAGCATCTCCGGTACCTGAACATCTCTGAAACGGAGATCGAAAGAGTCCCCGGGAGCATATCGTACCTCACGATGCTCCAGTACTTGCTGCTCAGGAACTGCTCCAAAGTGAAAACGCTTCCGACGGGCATCCAGCAGCTAAGGTACCTGAGGTGCCTCGACATCGCGGGCACTGGCATCAAAGCTGTAGACTGGAGCTTTTCCGCCATGGAAGAGCTCGTCTCTATGCAGGGCTTCCCTGTGACGAGGGGAGACGGCGTCGTCGGTTCGCTGCGGGCACTGAATCTTAAATTCCCCAAGAAACTCGCTGCTCTCCGTCTCGACATGCTCCAGGAAATCCTGGAGCCTCTGCCACGAGACCGGTGGCCGGTTAGAGAGTACCAGCAGCTCAGGGATCTTGAGCTCTGCTACGCCAATGCTGACTCGCCATTGGTGCAAGGAGGCACGATAGAGAACAGGATGCTAGTGCTTGACAGGTTCGTCCCTGAGAAGCGCCTTGTGCGTCTCAAGATCGAGAACTACCTCGGGAAGCAATACCCTTCATGGATAGCGGCGGCGACGCTCCCGAACCTGCAGCGGCTCCACCTCCAGAGCTGCGCGTGGTGCGAGGAGCTGCCTCCGCTGGGGGAGCTGCCGCAGCTCAAGCTCCTGGCCGTGACGGGCTTCGACAGCCTGCGCTCGCTTGGGGCGGAGTTCAGGGGGGGCAACGGTCCGCCGGTCAGGACGACAGCGTTCCGCCGCCTCCAGCAGCTTTTCATCGGTGACATGAAGGCGCTGCACACGTGGTCCGGCCTGCAGAGCCAGGACCTGCCGCAGCTCCAGGTGCTCAGGCTGCTGGGGTGCATAAACCTGGTGGCCATTCCTCTCGTCCTCCAGGAGTCGGCGACGCTGACGAGGCTTGAGGTCGACACCAGGACTAAGACCGTGATCGAGGACAAGCTCCGAGGCTTCACCGGAGGCATAGTAGTCAACGTGGACAACACATGGGAACAAGAACCACCGCAGCACGAAGCAGATGTGGCTCCACAAGACGCGCAGCCTCCTGGCCCTGGGCAAGACGAAGCTGTTGAAGCGGAAGTTGAGGAGACTGTCGGGGCACTACAGAAAGAGGTGCCCAAAGCATTCGAGCTTGGCGCAGTTAAGCTTGTCCTTACTATCTTTGCTATCACTGCAATTTGCTCCGTTTTGTATCTACTCTTTGTGCCAAGATGCTGA